DNA sequence from the Pseudomonas tritici genome:
GCGACGCGCTGATAAATGTAATCGGCAATGTCCGCCGCCGAAATCGGCGAGCTCTCAAGCAGTTTGCCCACTTGCGCCTTCATCGCCGGGGTCGGCCCGCGGAACGAGTCGAGCAGGTTGGTCTGGAAGAACGACGGGCAGACCACGTGCACGCCGACTTCCTGCTGCTTTAGCTCCACCAGCAGACTTTCCGACAGCGCCACCACGCCGGCCTTGGCCACGTTGTAGTTACTCATGGCCGGGCTCTGCATCAATGCCGCCATAGACGCGATGTTGATGATGCGGCCCTTGCTCTTTTCCAGCAGGGGCAGGAACGCCTTGCAGCCCTTGACCACGCCCATCAGGTTGATTGCGATCTGCCAGTCCCAGTCTTCCAGGGACAGTTCGGCGAAGAACCCACCCGACGCCACGCCTGCATTGTTGACGATCACATCGATGCCACCCAGTTTCACCTCGCAAGCCTGGGCAAAAGCGGTGAGCTGGCTGTAATCGCGCACGTCACAGCGTTGCACAAAACCGTCGCCGCCCGCCTCGCGCACGCGCTTGAGGGTGTCCTGCAAGCCCGGCTCGCTGACGTCAGACAAGGCCAATTGCCAACCTTCGCGGGCCCAGCGCAGAGCGATTTCGCGACCCAGGCCGGACCCGGCACCAGTGATCATCATGCGATTTTGCATAGGAGGTAGCCTT
Encoded proteins:
- a CDS encoding SDR family oxidoreductase — encoded protein: MQNRMMITGAGSGLGREIALRWAREGWQLALSDVSEPGLQDTLKRVREAGGDGFVQRCDVRDYSQLTAFAQACEVKLGGIDVIVNNAGVASGGFFAELSLEDWDWQIAINLMGVVKGCKAFLPLLEKSKGRIINIASMAALMQSPAMSNYNVAKAGVVALSESLLVELKQQEVGVHVVCPSFFQTNLLDSFRGPTPAMKAQVGKLLESSPISAADIADYIYQRVAAGEFMILPHEQGRMAWALKQKNPQLLYDEMTTMADKMRAKAQAVKG